One genomic segment of Planctopirus limnophila DSM 3776 includes these proteins:
- a CDS encoding ParB/RepB/Spo0J family partition protein, which yields MIESLSDLRPLFEQPGEEGDWWRAIMPYIASQVSGWSSAWMTKTEEELLNPTYVAALALGSINDRTKGLHFEHGHSWVTSEVNHALRNLESMCSPTPEEEEFFMATKTKPAPAKPTKATKPAKPKETAPEVTSESSQEHPGKAFIVDRSRDIPLSQLDPSPWQVRKKTSSEWIAELGQSLLDDGQLAPLLVRLSKIINQGSLANRYEIIAGHTRAFAAGQVGLKSLRCDILECDDETAQRLVLIDNAKRKDLTKIEQAQALKALVETYEAAGKSQRQLAADIGISQGQISNLTRLLLLPPEVQELVISGEITQASAREAVPMLQHPKIAKAFVAEIADIRDVAVEEAERQGEEARIDLMNSIRSVVREIGQPLDGQIYYKGRWVNRAFKLTPEIEEQLDIVDLSSNPKDPRRYALNKKLFEELQDKAEAKKKADEQKGIEGKCSGKKQLTPAQQKEKDKQQAEQLAARIAKWKIRIQKDMVCDWIDTTASEREMVSVLGWLWLHWQHHSEKRVISESLREALQESGMKDFNPDERELVKALLKADQPKDDLVFPQVLRSMGLKILRRCEVAPFRIADPEIIQIIFDYARLNIETVWASAYGEDVEEFFGMHSTAQLTALAKELKISVSSPKKIDMIDDLLQHCWGKPCPKSIIDAKAADASGKW from the coding sequence CGGTTCCATCAACGACCGCACGAAAGGCCTTCACTTTGAACACGGTCACTCATGGGTGACATCGGAAGTCAACCACGCTCTGCGAAATCTCGAATCAATGTGTTCCCCAACCCCTGAAGAGGAAGAGTTTTTTATGGCCACGAAAACGAAACCAGCACCTGCCAAGCCCACCAAAGCCACGAAGCCAGCGAAGCCGAAAGAAACCGCTCCTGAGGTCACATCAGAGTCATCGCAGGAGCATCCCGGCAAGGCCTTCATCGTCGATCGCAGTCGTGACATCCCACTCTCTCAGCTCGATCCCAGCCCCTGGCAGGTCCGCAAGAAGACCAGCAGCGAGTGGATTGCCGAGTTAGGCCAATCGCTCTTGGATGATGGCCAACTGGCACCGCTGTTGGTCAGGCTGAGCAAGATAATTAATCAAGGATCGCTGGCGAATCGCTACGAAATCATTGCTGGTCATACGCGAGCCTTCGCGGCTGGTCAGGTCGGCCTCAAATCTCTGAGGTGTGACATCCTCGAATGCGATGACGAAACCGCTCAGCGGCTCGTGTTGATCGATAACGCGAAGCGGAAAGACCTCACGAAGATTGAGCAGGCCCAGGCACTGAAGGCACTGGTCGAAACGTACGAGGCGGCCGGGAAGAGTCAGCGGCAACTGGCCGCCGACATCGGGATCAGCCAGGGACAGATCAGCAATCTGACCCGGCTGCTGCTCCTGCCGCCCGAGGTGCAGGAGCTGGTGATTTCTGGAGAAATCACTCAGGCGTCCGCCCGCGAAGCAGTGCCGATGCTGCAGCATCCAAAGATTGCCAAAGCATTTGTCGCGGAGATTGCTGACATTCGAGATGTGGCCGTGGAGGAGGCGGAACGTCAGGGCGAGGAGGCCAGGATTGACCTGATGAACTCCATCCGTTCGGTCGTTCGTGAGATTGGTCAACCTCTTGATGGTCAAATCTACTACAAGGGTCGCTGGGTGAACCGGGCCTTTAAGCTGACGCCTGAGATTGAGGAGCAGCTCGACATTGTTGATCTGTCGAGCAACCCGAAGGACCCTCGACGATATGCACTCAACAAAAAACTCTTTGAGGAGCTGCAGGACAAGGCAGAAGCCAAGAAGAAGGCGGATGAGCAGAAAGGGATCGAGGGGAAGTGCTCAGGCAAGAAGCAGCTGACGCCGGCACAGCAGAAGGAAAAGGACAAGCAGCAGGCTGAACAGCTCGCAGCGAGAATCGCGAAGTGGAAGATCAGGATCCAGAAGGACATGGTCTGCGATTGGATTGATACCACTGCGAGCGAGCGGGAGATGGTCAGCGTGCTGGGATGGCTCTGGCTGCACTGGCAGCACCACAGCGAGAAAAGGGTGATCAGCGAGAGCCTGCGTGAGGCTTTGCAAGAATCTGGCATGAAGGACTTCAACCCTGATGAACGTGAGCTCGTTAAAGCCCTGCTGAAGGCGGATCAACCAAAGGATGATTTGGTTTTTCCCCAGGTGCTCCGAAGCATGGGCCTCAAGATTCTTCGGCGATGTGAGGTCGCTCCATTTCGAATTGCGGATCCTGAGATCATTCAGATCATTTTCGATTATGCCAGACTCAACATTGAGACGGTCTGGGCCTCGGCCTACGGTGAGGACGTCGAGGAGTTTTTCGGGATGCATTCAACGGCTCAACTGACGGCCCTGGCGAAGGAGCTCAAGATCTCCGTCAGCAGCCCCAAGAAGATCGACATGATCGACGATCTCCTGCAGCACTGCTGGGGTAAGCCCTGCCCGAAATCGATCATTGATGCCAAGGCGGCAGACGCCAGCGGGAAGTGGTGA